The window AATCATCGCTCTACCAAGCAGATAAATAATTTCAAAGTCATTTTCATCATATTTCGCAGCGATAAGCAAGTGTTTTTCTGCATTCAAATAGTCTTCTTGATTCCAATATAATTTACCAATCCCTGCATGTGCTTGCGCATATCTGGGGTCAATACTTATGATTCGCTTATAATCTTCCAATGCCTCTTCATAACGTTCCAGTTCTTCATAGGCTCTTGCTCTCAAGTGGAGAGAATTGATATCAGTAACGTTTATAAATAAAGTTTGAGAAAATTCTCTTATGGCCTTTTCATATTCTCCATTATTGAAATGAATTTCCCCTTCAGAAAAACTTCCGAAACAGGATGAAGTCAATAAAGCAAGGCAGGCTAAGTATTTGGTAATCTTTTTCATAAAAAACAATTTTATCAAAACTAATAAAATAGACGATTAATTAAAAAAGAAATTCAAATTTTTTAAATCTCTACAATCCAAGTTCATAATACGGCTCGTATATCATCAAAATCTTAAAATTATTGAGCCATGTTTAAAAGAATTATTATTGGATGCCTAGTCCTTTTTTCAGCTTTGGTTGTGACTTTAGCTGTGCACATTTATTTGGTTACTCAACCTAAGGGTAACGAAGGACCAAATTTAGCCATGAGTAGGATTGACTTTGATTCACAGTTGGATTCACTTGAGGCTGTAAAAATCAAAACTTATACAAGTCTGATGGATGGCGTCAGGGATGTCAGAGTGAATTTAGCTTCAGGTCATCTAGTCTGCTTGTATGACAGAAATAAGCAAGCTCCTCAAGATATCGTAGAATCGATCAGCAAAGATTTTTTGGTTCAAGCAAGCCTTTTTCAGCCATCTGATGAAATGCTAGCGCAAAGCTGCCCTGCCATTAATAAAAGTTCACTTACCTACAAACTTGGAGCCTTCTTCCAGAGGACCTTTGAAAATTAAACTAAAACCAAATTTTAATGATTATGAAAAAAGTAAATTACTGGTTCGCCAGTGTCTTGATTGGAACGGTGGCTACATTTTCATCATGTAATGATGATGATGATCAGCCAATGATGATGGATGATTCGTTTTATGCAGTGCAGTTGGGTGGTGAAACACGAGTTTCGGATCCTAACAATCCAGGTCAATTGGTAGAACAAGGTTTTCTAAACCTGAGAACGGTTGTAACTAACACCGTTTTGACTATTGCTACAAATGAAGATGGGAAGTATGATGCTTTACAACCTTATTTCAGTGTATTACTAAGTGAGGTTGGGGCAGGTCAAACATCTGGGTTTACTACTTTGGTAAGTGATTTTACGGAGTTTTTTGCAGAAGCAACTGGTTCTAAAAACTTTATGTATAGTGGCTTAGATATGGAAGCAGCACATGATCCTACCAGAAACTCAAGAATGAATGGTCGAATCAACAATGCTGATTATGACTTATTTATTCAAGCAGTAGTAGAAGGTGCAGCGCAAGCAAATATTACCTCTAGTGAAGTAATCGGTCCAGTGGGACAATTATTGGAATCTGTTAGAGAACCAATTGTTCAAAGAGCTGATGATGAAGGTTTGGATTTATATACTAGACTCGGAGGAAATGTTTTAGTAGATGTGTCTGCCGAAGGTGACCCTGAAAGATTGGTTGAAGCTGGATATGCACCATTAGAAGCAGTTGTCACAAGTACAGTATTGATTATTGCTACAAATGAAGGTGGTAAGTATGATGCCTTACAACCTTATTTCTCAGTTTTATTAGCTGAAGTAGGGGCTGGAAATTTTTCAGGCTTTACAACTTTGGTAACAGACTTCTCTGAATTCTTAGCAGAAGCTATTGGTTCTGTAAATATCGAATACTCTGGTTTGAATATGGTTGATGCTCACAATCCTGCTGTCAATTCAAGAATGACAGGTTTAGTATCTGCTGAAGACTATGATTTGTTTATTGGAGCAGTAGTAGAAGGAGCAGTAGAAAACAATGTGCCTGAAAGCGTAATAGGAGAATTTGGAGCTTTATTGACAAGTCCAGGTTTGAAAGATGCTATCGTACAGAGATAAGTAAAAATCATATCGGTTTTAATTAGAAAAAGGTCAGCTTTGAGATAAAGCTGGCCTTTTTTTGTCATTTGTAACTCATGATTTGCCTTTACGTCGTTCATCCTTACGTGACTTTCCCTTCATCGTAAGTTTCCTAGCTCGGTGGGTTGAAACCCTCTGTTAAGAAGTCGGTCGTGCCGTTGGCACTGGAAAGCAGGTATATCGGATAAAAGTGGGATTTGCAATCAGCTCCGTAGGAGCGACCGATATAATAATCATGGATTTCAATCCATGATTTGAATGAAATAAGGTAATCCAGAAGTCACGCAGTGACGAGCGATATATTTTGTGATCAGTGAATTGTATAAAATTTAGCTCTTTTAGCTTCAAGAATTATATTGTTTTATACTTTAAAATGAATTTTATTAAATATAAGATTTTGTATCCTCGCGATTTTCGGGGCAACCATTTTATGGTTGAAAAGATTAAAAATTTGATTTGTCTTAAGTCTAAACAACTTATAAACAATTTTTTTTTAAAAATTCAGTCTAAATCTATCCTATAGCCTAATAATAATAATAGTCTTTTACTACTTATTGTAAAATAGAAATGATTATTAAGTAAAAATTATTAGTAATTATTTGAATAAGAATAATATTTTAGATTTAAATCAATACCGAAATGAAACCTAGTTTTTTAATTTAAAATTAGGCAGTTAACAAAATTATATTTTGGTTTTAAACTGATTTCACCGTGTTGAAATTTAATTTATTAAGTCAATAATTAAACTTTTTTTGGTAATTAACTTTAGGTTATTTATAATTGACACATTATTAAATATAATTTATTTAGGTTATGGGAGGTTTTCAAATTGTTTTATCGGTAAAAAATCTGTTTAATTCAAGATTTTTATTTTACAAATTTCGCTACTGGTTTATATTTTTATCAAGTTTATTTCAACTTAGAAACCATTCGTAACCTACTTTCAAGGTATAGTAAATTTTATCTGTTAAACATTTTCTGATTTTTCTGATCTATTAAAATTTTACAAATATGAATACGAAGATTTTTCCAACAGCTATTATCAATCAATCTGTTGAAGTTTATGATTCACATATTAGTGTACGATCCAGAGCAATTTATCTTTTGTTTCTCGGGATTTTATTTGCTGGGATCATCGCAATGCCTTTGATCTATGTGGATGTTGCTGTACAGTCTAGGGGGACTTTTCAGTCAGCTTTGCAGCGCAATTCTCTGATGAGCTCGGTAAGTGGAAGATTGGAAATATGGAATCTGAAAGAAAACCAAAAGGTTAAAAAGGGAGATGTTTTGGCGGTTATAAGGGGCGAGGTTTTGAACCTTGAAATGCAAGGCTTGGAGGAAAGATTGACTGTTTTGGACGAATTTATCCATGATCTCAATAAACTCCTAAAGTTAGATTTATCAACTTATGTTATGGAGCCGGTATCACTGAGGTCAAAATTCTATCAAGCTATATTGCTTGAGTATCAAACGAAATTTAACAACCAAGATGCTGCAGTGCAGAAACTAGAGAGGGATTTCGAAAGAGCACAAACACTGTTTGATGGCAATGCCTTGGCTTTTGCAGATTATGATGTGGCTGATGTACAATATAAACAGGCAAAATCACAACTTGATTTGATTCGCAAACAACAAAGAAATCTATGGGAGCAGGAACTGGTCAACCATCAGAATGAAAGAGTTCGCTTGCTTAACCAAAAAAGTGTCTTTTCAGAACAAATGGATCAATATAAAGTCATCGCAGGTACCAACAGGACTTTGATTAATGTATTGAACCTTAATAAGGGTGATTTTGTCCATCCCCAACAAAAATTAGCAGAAATCTCTCCCGATACGACATTGTTGGCAGTGACCTACATCTCTCCTATGGATATTGCCTTTATCGAAAAAGGGCAAGAAGTGAGTTTCCAAATTGATGCCTACAACTACAACCAGTGGGGAATTGCTACAGGAAAAGTAGTAGATATTGCTGATGATCTATCATTATTGAATGAAAGAGAAGCTGGTTTTTTGGTTACCTGTGCTTTAGACAATCCATCTTTAATTTTATCCAATGGTCAGGAGGGTTATGTAAAAAAAGGAATGACTTATAATGCCAGATTTGTAATTGCTCGGAGGTCCTTATTCCAATTATTATATGATAAAGTAGATAATTGGCTCAACCCCCAAGTTCAAAGCTTAAATTAATTTTTTACAACAATGGGAATAAAAATCAAACAAAGAGATATTACTGATTGTGGTGCTGCATGTCTGGCCTCAGTAGCTGCATTTTACAAATTGGAGATGCCAGTAGCCAAAATCCGTCAGATGGCTTCGACTGACCAAAAGGGAACTAATATCCTTGGGTTGATTGAAGCTGCAACCAAGATGGGCTTCTCAGCAAAAGGTGTAAAAGGTGATTTTGATGCCTTGAAAGATGTTCCGATGCCTGTTATTGCTCATGTGATCGTAAAAAAGGTCTTACACCATTTTGTAGTCTTATATAAAGTAAATGATAAGACTGTGGAGTATATGGATCCTGGTGATGGACAAATGCACAAGGTCAGCCCAGATGCTTTCAAAGAGATGTGGACAGGGGTACTTGTCCTTCTTATGCCCAATGATGAATTCAAAGCAATTAGTGAAAAAGTAAGCACATGGAGTAGGTTTTGGTTTTTGGTCAGACCACATAAAGGTGTGATGGTACAATCTCTGGTTGGAGCAGTATTATATACTATTTTGGGACTGTCAACTTCTATCTATGTGCAAAAGATCATTGACCATGTTTTTATAGGAAGAAATACCAATTTGCTGAATTTATTGTCAATTGGGATGATTGCTCTCCTATTGATGCAAATAGTAATCGGTGTTTACAAAACCCTATTTATCATCAAGGTAGGTCAACGGATCGATGCCAGGTTGATTTTGGGTTATTATAAGCATTTACTCACATTGCCTCAGCGTTTTTTTGACACCATGCGTGTAGGTGAAATTATTTCAAGAGTAAATGATGCAGTGAAAATCAGAGCATTTATCAACGACGTTTCTATTGGCTTTTTGGTCAATATTTTTATCGTCTTATTTTCTTTTGCATTGATGTTTACTTTCTATTGGAAATTGGCTTTGGTTATGTTGCTGGTCATTCCACTTTATACGATCATATACTTGGTGACCAATAGTTTGAATAAAAAAATTGAAAGAAGACTGATGGAAGAATCAGCAGAGTTAGAATCTCAGCTCGTAGAATCCATTACCTCGGCGGGTACAATCAAAAGATTTGGGGCTGAAGACCATGCCAATATCAAAACAGAGGTGAGGTTTGTCTCTTTGTTGAGGACAGTTTATCAATCAGGAATGAACAACATCTTCTCGGGGACATCTTCGGAAGTAGTCTCGAGGCTCTTTACCATTATTCTTCTCTGGGTGGGTGCAGGCTATGTCCTGAAAAATGAAATTACGCCTGGTGAACTAATGTCTTTTTACGCATTGACAGGCTACCTTACTGGTCCGATTTCTAGTTTGATCGGTATGAACAAGACAATTCAGAATGCTCTGATAGCAGCAGATAGGCTTTTTGAAATCATGGATCTTGAGGTAGAGAGTTCTAAAGATTCATTTCCTATCAAAAAGGAAAATGTGGGCGATATCACTTTCAAAAACGTGAAATTTAGATATGGGTCAAGAGCTAATGTGTTTGATGATCTAAACTTGACATTCCCAAAAGGGAAGATTTCGGGTGTTGTAGGTGAAAGTGGTTCTGGCAAGAGTACCTTGGTATCCTTACTTCAGAATCTTTACCCTCTTCAATCGGGTAATATCCATATCGGGGAACATGATATCAAATTTATCGACAATGTCAGTTTGAGACAAATAGTCTCTGTGGTGCCTCAGCGCATAGACCTTTTTGCTGGAAATGTCTTGGAAAATGTCGCTTTGGGGGATTATCAACCCGATATGCAGAAGATAGTCGGTATATGCAATAAGCTGGGAATGATGGGTTTTATAGAAAACCTTCCCAATGGTTTTGGTACTTATTTGGGAGAAAATGGTGCGTCCCTCTCAGGAGGGCAAAAGCAAAGAGTAGCCTTAGCAAGAGCGCTGTATAAAGATCCAGAAGTTTTGATTTTAGATGAAGCAACAGCTTCCCTAGATCCTGACTCGGAGCAGTTTGTACAGCAAACTATCCGAATGCTCGCCACAGAAGGCAAGACTATCATCTTTATTACTCACAGGTTGGCGGCTGTGCAGGATTTTGATCGCTTATATGTGCTAGATAAAGGGAAACTAATCGAAGAAGGAACCCATACAGAGTTGTTAATGCAGGAAGGAAAATATTACCAAATGATCAGAAAACAGCTTTTGGTGCTATAATGATGATCGTTAAGCGTTAAACGTTAAGCGTTTAACAATTAACCTTTTAACCAATAATGAAAGTTTAGAGGCTTAGAGTTTAGAAGTTTAGAAAAAGGTTTTTGCAAGCCTAACCTTCTAACCTTCCAACTTTACAACCTTTTAACTATTTAACCAATAACTAAATTATCTAAATCATGGAATTTATCAGACAAATAGAGAGATTACAGCTGCTAAACAAGCTAGTAAGAGAGCAGAGGACAGGAAGTCCGGAGGAATTTGCGGAGAGATTGGGGGTGAGTAGAGCGAAGCTGTATTTGATGCTTGATGAATTAAGAGATGAAGGGGTTGAGATTAGGTTTTCAAAGCGTTCAAATTCATTTGTTTATGAGAATTGTAACGGAGTATCAGTGGTTTTTTCTCTTAAGGTTCTTGGATCAGATGAAGTTCGGAATATCTCTGCTGGAAAAATTTCAAATTATTTTCCAGCGTCTAAAATATTAGACGGAACTATCATTTCTTTGATATATGATCAATCAGCAAAAAGACATGCTAGCTAATTCAATTTGCTTGGGAGAGATTGGGAGTTCCTAATGCCCGGAAAAGGTTGGGAAAAAATGAAAATTTATTTAGATTATGGAAAATTTAAGAGAACTGAGTTTTGAGGAGATGGTGGAGGTAGATGGAGGCTTTATTTTATGGTCACCTTCTATATCCATGACAGAATTCGTTTACGGAATTAGTGAAACATTTAGTGAAACTTTTGAACAAGTCAGAAAAACAGTAAAATATGAGAAATAATAATATGAAAGATCTAACAAACTTCGAATTAATTAATTTGAATGGAGGAGAAGATGTTTCCTTCGCAAGAAAAGCCGGTAGAATTGCTGGAGAACTCTTAGCTGTAACAGCAGCTTGGACGATTTTCGTAGCCGATGCTACTGTTGATGTTATAAAAACAGTTTTAAAATAAAAATAAAATTGAGGTTTAAGTTCAATTTAAATGAGCTTAAACCTCAATTTACATAACCTTTTTAGTAAGTAATTTCTCATTTTAAGTTTAAATTAAGAAATATGTTGTTAATTGTTTTAACATAAACATATACATTAAACTTGCCAAGAAAGAAATAATTGCGTTTTTTCAGTTTATATTTACAATAATCGATATTTAAACAATTTAATTTAAAGTAAGAATTAAAATTGAAACCTAAGGAATCGTTAAAGAAGCTAGATACCACAATTTTATATTAATTCTGCTAATAATTATTTAATAAATCAAATGTTCATAATTATAAAAGATTTTGGAAGGTTTTTGGTTTCTAAAAAAGAATCAAATCAAATACTTCTTTCTAATTTTAAATTCTTAGCGAATGCATTATTCTTAAAGTGGATAATTTTTTCAGTTTTTTTGTTATTAAATTTTTTAGTATTCAACCAATCACTACCGAAGAGTAATTCTGTTTTTGGTGAGGATAATATAATAAAAATCTTTTTAAATGTGGTTATATTAGCTCCCATATTAGAAGAGTTAGTTTTTCGTTATCACATTGGGAATAAGTTAAAACATATTGTTTTTTCAGCAATTGCTTCTATTATATTGTTTTACGATAGTTTAATAGTCCTTTCGGTCTTACTTTTATTTTTCCTGATACTTTCATTTTTTTTAAAAAATAAAATAAAAGTTAAAAATTTAATTTTAGTTTATACTTCTTCAATTATGTTTGGAGTTTTACATGTAACCTTTACAGAAAATTTTTACTTGCTCGAGAATCTCACAAATTCAATATTTGTATTCATCACCAAATTTTTTGGAGGCCTTCTTTTTTGTTATGTTTTTGATAAAAAAGGAATCTTTTTATCCATCATACTACACATGCTATGGAATCTTGTTCCCTTTTTACTTTTTTTTCTAAGAAATCGAATTCTAGAGTTTTGAATTGATGTTTTTTTTCTAAATGATAAAATATCCGAAAATAAATTCAGTATTGTACTATTATGAAATATCAATGATTCCGAATTTACGGAAACACCCAGAGGGATGGTTATTTTAGGCATTACGTAGCATGCCCCTACTAATCGGAGTAGTAATGAAAATCAATTTTAAACACATAAAATTTCCACTTTAAGACCTTAAAAATATGACACAAACCTTTACCAAACTCAAAACCTTTCTTAAATCTCCATATCATAAGGATTCTTATGAAAAAATAAAGGGTAAAGAATTTTTGCATTTGCTTTTGATAGCATTTGCCATTGTAATTCCATATGCATTTGTTTTGGATTTGGCAGGAATAGATCAGTTTGACCATAAGATGGAATTTTTGTTGAAGGAGAATAAATGGCTTGTAGCTGTACTGGCTATTGTAATTGCTCCTTTGCTCGAAGAACCGATTTATAGGTTACATCTAGATTTTAAAAAGTCATCTATTTGGTGGGGGTTGGTACTTTCTTTACTGTTAATCAGTGAAGTTTGGATTCCTGTAGCATTGCTTTGGGTGTACTTATTGTTTTTGATGTATAAAGTGAATAAAGGTGATTCACTAAATCTAAAATATAGTGTTTTTATTTCCTCAGCATTATTTGGATTAGTTCATTTAATGAATTTCACGGACTTTGATTATGCACAATATTTCTATTGGGTGCCATTTATGGTAGGTGCTCAGTTTTTGATTGGTCTTGTTCTGAGTTACATCAGACTAAACTATGGCATGAAGTGGGCGATTATTTTCCATGGAGTATATAATGCTATCTTGATCATACCAGCAGTATATTTTTATGAAGTTTGAGCCTGCTATATCGTCCGTCCCTACGGGACTTTTTCCGAGTCGCAAGTTTCGTGAGTCGGTGGGTTGAAACCCACCGTTAAGATGTCGGTCGTGCCGCTGGCACTGGAAGGCTGGTATATCGGATGAAAGTGAGATTTGCTTTCAGCTCCATAGGTGCGGCCGAAATATTAGTCATGGATTTCAATCCATGATTTGAATGAAATAAGGTAATCCAGAAGTCACGTAGTGACGAGCGATATGGATTGTTATTAGTGAATTATCGTTTTCTTTAGCCTTTCGATATTCGGGACAGGCATTACTGAGCCGGAAAGGAGCACCAGTTTACTCCGTTTATCAATGGTTTTTAGCCATTGTTTTATTATGTAACCTTTTCTTAGTTGTCTGACATTAGAGACTTGTTTGATTATCAGAAGCTACTAATTTTAAAAAATAAATATCAATAATAAACTACTGCCCTGTAAGGGCAAGAGCTCCTAACAATGGGTGCAGCCCATTGCACAAGATCCTGCTATTATCAGTAATGCCCTGAAAGGGCATCTGAATAATCATGTTTTAGAGATTTCTATGCTAGCTAATTCGATTTGCTTATGAGAGATTGGGAGCACCCAATGCCCGGAAAAGATTGGGGAAGAATGAAAATTTATTTAGATTATGGAAAAGTTTAAGGAATTAAACAAAAATGAATTGATGGAGATTTATGGAGGGAAAGTTGATTATTATGAATATTCTTGGACTGGAACTAACAATCCTATTATTTATACAGCAGAAGCAGTTGTAAATGGAGGTAAGGCC is drawn from Belliella baltica DSM 15883 and contains these coding sequences:
- a CDS encoding HTH domain-containing protein; this translates as MEFIRQIERLQLLNKLVREQRTGSPEEFAERLGVSRAKLYLMLDELRDEGVEIRFSKRSNSFVYENCNGVSVVFSLKVLGSDEVRNISAGKISNYFPASKILDGTIISLIYDQSAKRHAS
- a CDS encoding peptidase domain-containing ABC transporter yields the protein MGIKIKQRDITDCGAACLASVAAFYKLEMPVAKIRQMASTDQKGTNILGLIEAATKMGFSAKGVKGDFDALKDVPMPVIAHVIVKKVLHHFVVLYKVNDKTVEYMDPGDGQMHKVSPDAFKEMWTGVLVLLMPNDEFKAISEKVSTWSRFWFLVRPHKGVMVQSLVGAVLYTILGLSTSIYVQKIIDHVFIGRNTNLLNLLSIGMIALLLMQIVIGVYKTLFIIKVGQRIDARLILGYYKHLLTLPQRFFDTMRVGEIISRVNDAVKIRAFINDVSIGFLVNIFIVLFSFALMFTFYWKLALVMLLVIPLYTIIYLVTNSLNKKIERRLMEESAELESQLVESITSAGTIKRFGAEDHANIKTEVRFVSLLRTVYQSGMNNIFSGTSSEVVSRLFTIILLWVGAGYVLKNEITPGELMSFYALTGYLTGPISSLIGMNKTIQNALIAADRLFEIMDLEVESSKDSFPIKKENVGDITFKNVKFRYGSRANVFDDLNLTFPKGKISGVVGESGSGKSTLVSLLQNLYPLQSGNIHIGEHDIKFIDNVSLRQIVSVVPQRIDLFAGNVLENVALGDYQPDMQKIVGICNKLGMMGFIENLPNGFGTYLGENGASLSGGQKQRVALARALYKDPEVLILDEATASLDPDSEQFVQQTIRMLATEGKTIIFITHRLAAVQDFDRLYVLDKGKLIEEGTHTELLMQEGKYYQMIRKQLLVL
- a CDS encoding CPBP family intramembrane glutamic endopeptidase, yielding MTQTFTKLKTFLKSPYHKDSYEKIKGKEFLHLLLIAFAIVIPYAFVLDLAGIDQFDHKMEFLLKENKWLVAVLAIVIAPLLEEPIYRLHLDFKKSSIWWGLVLSLLLISEVWIPVALLWVYLLFLMYKVNKGDSLNLKYSVFISSALFGLVHLMNFTDFDYAQYFYWVPFMVGAQFLIGLVLSYIRLNYGMKWAIIFHGVYNAILIIPAVYFYEV
- a CDS encoding HlyD family secretion protein encodes the protein MNTKIFPTAIINQSVEVYDSHISVRSRAIYLLFLGILFAGIIAMPLIYVDVAVQSRGTFQSALQRNSLMSSVSGRLEIWNLKENQKVKKGDVLAVIRGEVLNLEMQGLEERLTVLDEFIHDLNKLLKLDLSTYVMEPVSLRSKFYQAILLEYQTKFNNQDAAVQKLERDFERAQTLFDGNALAFADYDVADVQYKQAKSQLDLIRKQQRNLWEQELVNHQNERVRLLNQKSVFSEQMDQYKVIAGTNRTLINVLNLNKGDFVHPQQKLAEISPDTTLLAVTYISPMDIAFIEKGQEVSFQIDAYNYNQWGIATGKVVDIADDLSLLNEREAGFLVTCALDNPSLILSNGQEGYVKKGMTYNARFVIARRSLFQLLYDKVDNWLNPQVQSLN
- a CDS encoding Blp family class II bacteriocin — translated: MEKFKELNKNELMEIYGGKVDYYEYSWTGTNNPIIYTAEAVVNGGKAIANAGIWIWNQLVD
- a CDS encoding heavy-metal-associated domain-containing protein translates to MFKRIIIGCLVLFSALVVTLAVHIYLVTQPKGNEGPNLAMSRIDFDSQLDSLEAVKIKTYTSLMDGVRDVRVNLASGHLVCLYDRNKQAPQDIVESISKDFLVQASLFQPSDEMLAQSCPAINKSSLTYKLGAFFQRTFEN
- a CDS encoding tetratricopeptide repeat protein, coding for MKKITKYLACLALLTSSCFGSFSEGEIHFNNGEYEKAIREFSQTLFINVTDINSLHLRARAYEELERYEEALEDYKRIISIDPRYAQAHAGIGKLYWNQEDYLNAEKHLLIAAKYDENDFEIIYLLGRAMIMNENFKSADEFFSIAKELKPKDARVYFYQGMARSQIGDVLGAAGSFNMCLNYDPSNHAALYNRGLVRMTIGYVAWALEDFEELLKINPNHIEALARRGICKKTLKIPTACQDLIMASNKGSEIARLNLEGC
- a CDS encoding CPBP family intramembrane glutamic endopeptidase; this encodes MFIIIKDFGRFLVSKKESNQILLSNFKFLANALFLKWIIFSVFLLLNFLVFNQSLPKSNSVFGEDNIIKIFLNVVILAPILEELVFRYHIGNKLKHIVFSAIASIILFYDSLIVLSVLLLFFLILSFFLKNKIKVKNLILVYTSSIMFGVLHVTFTENFYLLENLTNSIFVFITKFFGGLLFCYVFDKKGIFLSIILHMLWNLVPFLLFFLRNRILEF